DNA from Microbacterium foliorum:
TGCACCCTGCCGCCAGCCCGGCCGACCTGTGGTCGCAACACGGAGTGGATCTCTCCGACCCGGTCGTCCAGGAGCTCCTCAGGGAGGTGCAGTCGATCCCCGACATGGTCGAGTTCCTCAACAGCGCCGAGGGGCACCGGATGGAGTTCGGCGGCGCCGGCGGAATCGCGAGCGCCCGATCGGTGGCAAAGGTCTACGCCGCCGCCATCGGGGAGATCGATTCCGTGCAGCTGCTCTCACCCACGACGCTCGACCTCGTCACCGAGCCTCGCACCCTGGGGCTCGGTCCGGTCCCACAACTGGCCGGCGTGCCCGATCAGCAGCTCGCCGAGTTCGGGCTGGGATTCTGGTTGGGGTCGCAATTCCCGTCGGGAAGATTCGCGACGGGGGGAACATTCGGGCACCCCGGCGCGGGCGGGAACATCGCGTTCGCGCATCCTGCGTCGACCACGGCGGTCGCCTACACGTGCACCGGGATGTGGTCAGACGGCTCCCGGCCGGACCCTCGTATGGGGTGGTCCGAGCCGCTCGCCGACCTGGCCGGTGCCTGAGTCCCACGCCCCGCGGAGACCCGCGGAGACCGGCTCACACACGAGTCGTCTCGAAATGGCAGTGGGTTCGATGATCGCACGCGCATCGAGCATCGATCCGGCTCGTGAGGTCGTGATTCCGGCAAGTGGGATCGGCGTCTCGGCGTTGCAGGGCGTAGCGGGGGAGAGGCGCCACTGCCGGAGAAAAGCGGAAACCCCCGCCATGTAGAAGCTAGGCGAGGGTTCCTAAGGTGACTGTAATGATCACCCTGTGGCTCCGACGGGCGTCGATCCCGTGACCTCACGATTTTCAGTCGTGCGCTCTACCAACTGAGCTACAGAGCCGTGCGACCGGCGAACCTGCCGCACCTAGACGAAAGGCCCTTCTCGAAGAAAAGAGCCCATCGCTTAGAGCGACCCTGACGGGACTTGAACCCGCGACCTCCGCCGTGACAGGGCGGCACGCTAACCAACTGCGCTACAGGGCCATACTTGTTTTCAATTGTATCGGAAGGAGTGACCCCAACGGGATTCGAACCCGTGCTACCGCCGTGAAAGGGCGGCGTCCTAGGCCGCTAAACGATGGGGCCGAAGTCTGTCCCGGGGGACTTCCTTGCCGACGCTCAAGCATAAGGGAAGATTCGAGCAAAACGCGAATCGAGGGCGAGCCTGCTGTCCCCCGGGCGTGTTCGGGAGGAACATGGGGTCATCGCTGTGCCCGCTGATGTCGCCCGCCACCTGTTGCGGATGTGACTGATGTTGTTAGTGTGGCATCTGTGAAACCGGCGGAAGGGGCCGTGTGAACGACAAGCACTCTCCGACGGATGCTGCTGCGGCGGCATCCGACGACTGCGGCTGCGCGCCCACGCCCGCAGAGAGCCGCGCTTTCTGGAAGGACGGCGCGGTCAGCCGCCGCGGTGCCCTGACTCTCGGCGCGCTCAGCGTCGTCGCGCTCAGCGCATTCGGCGTCACCTCCGGTGTGAACGCCGCCTACGCCGCGTCGTACCCCAGCTGGGACGACGTGCAGAACGCCATGAACAACCAGTCCTCGAAGGCCGCGGAGGTGACGCGCATCGAGGGGCTCATCCAGTCGCTCACGCAGCGGGTCGCCGACGCGCAGGCCAAGGCCATCCTCGCGGGCGAGGAGTACAACACCGCCCAGCTGGCGTACTTCGACTCGATCGCCGTCGCCGAGGAGCTGCAGTCGCAGGCCGACGCTCAGGCCGTCATCGCCGACGACGCCACCAAGAAGGCTGCACAGCTCGCCGCCCAGCTGTACCGCAACGGCGGCGACGACACGGCGCTCGAGCTCTTCTTCGCCGGGTCCGCCGACAACGCCGACGAGCTGCTCTCGCGCCTCGGCACGATGGACAAGGTCTACCAGTACAACCAGACGGTGCACGACAATGCGGTCGCCGCGCGCAACTCCGCGCAGTCGCTGACCGATCAGGCCAACGTCGCCCGCACCGAGCGCGACCGTCTGCAGAAGATCGCCGAGCAGAAGATGATCGAGGCGCAGGCCGCAGCGGATGCCGCGCAGGCCGCACTCGACGAGCAGTCGGCCAACCTCGCCACGATGCAGGCGCAGCTCGCCGCTCTGAAGGACGCGACGGCCACCACCGTGGCCGGCTACCAGGAGGGCGTGCGCGTCGCCGAGGAGGAGCGCAAGCGCCGCGAGGCCGAAGAGGCCGCCAAGGCCGCAGCGGGCAACGACAACGGTGCTGGCGGCGGGGGCGGCGGTGGCGGAGGTGGCTCCGCAGGAACCGGCGGTTGGGTCCGCCCGCACGGTGGTCACCGCAGCGCCGGATACGGCCCGCGTCCCAAGCCCTGCGCCG
Protein-coding regions in this window:
- a CDS encoding peptidoglycan DD-metalloendopeptidase family protein, with product MNDKHSPTDAAAAASDDCGCAPTPAESRAFWKDGAVSRRGALTLGALSVVALSAFGVTSGVNAAYAASYPSWDDVQNAMNNQSSKAAEVTRIEGLIQSLTQRVADAQAKAILAGEEYNTAQLAYFDSIAVAEELQSQADAQAVIADDATKKAAQLAAQLYRNGGDDTALELFFAGSADNADELLSRLGTMDKVYQYNQTVHDNAVAARNSAQSLTDQANVARTERDRLQKIAEQKMIEAQAAADAAQAALDEQSANLATMQAQLAALKDATATTVAGYQEGVRVAEEERKRREAEEAAKAAAGNDNGAGGGGGGGGGGSAGTGGWVRPHGGHRSAGYGPRPKPCAACSGWHYGVDLANGCGAAIYAAQSGTVDYAGPRGNYGNYVRIQHGGGVSSGYAHIRDGGFAVRNGDWVNSGQVIAYAGNTGASVGCHLHFEVYLNGAYTNPISFLADRGISV